The Lodderomyces beijingensis strain CBS 14171 genome assembly, chromosome: 4 genome has a window encoding:
- a CDS encoding mitochondrial 54S ribosomal protein bL31m: protein MKQFIQVRYRSVSMAGEVHLSSRRVMRKIQQGRARPAIFYQFDSLVELSDGSVISRRSPAPKDEIRMINDQRNSVLWNPHRADLDTLDLTATGKIGKFKARFGQFGGEQHEGDEKLFSLMAENAEEITTGKLYDKRADYKRLK, encoded by the coding sequence ATGAAACAGTTCATACAGGTCAGGTACAGGTCGGTGTCAATGGCCGGAGAGGTCCACTTGTCCTCCCGCAGAGTGATGCGCAAGATCCAGCAAGGCCGGGCCAGGCCCGCTATATTCTACCAGTTCGACTCCCTAGTAGAGCTCAGCGATGGCTCGGTCATTTCGAGGAGGTCGCCCGCACCCAAGGATGAAATCCGGATGATCAACGATCAAAGAAACAGCGTGCTTTGGAACCCGCACAGGGCCGACTTGGAcacgttggacttgactgccacgggcaagattggcaagttcaaagccCGGTTTGGCCAGTTTGGTGGGGAGCAACACGAGGGAGACGAGAAATTGTTCAGCTTGATGGCGGAGAATGCCGAGGAGATCACCACTGGGAAGTTGTATGATAAGAGAGCAGACTACAAGCGGTTGAAATAG